CTCAGGGTTttctttgtaataattattctaAACTCCAGCTTTCTTATTCAGCTGTGATGATGTACCGGTACTTATGTACATCGTCATTTGATTTGTTTCTATTCTGAATaggtttttttgcctttttagtttatttatattaagttttagttttttgtcTATCTTCTTTGGAAAATAAAATGGTTGTTGTTGATACTATCATGTTTTTTGTTAATAGGGTTTCCTGATTTCCTTTCCCTGgtgatattgtttttttttttaaatttacatgtatatttaataGGGACACAAAGCATTTACCTGATCAACGTTAATCCACTGAAGTAGCTGCACTTCCCCATCAGAAGCTGTGTTCCGCAAATAGACACATCTCTTTGGTAAACCACCATACTGTCTCTTACCAACTCTATCTCTGTCTgattatcacaaaaaaaaaaatcacacatTACATTAATttgttgtggttcaattttttcttgatgtaaaatttttcaaacctgttcaattttgatttttctttgcctaatattcattatcatacgGATACCATTTCAATGCCAGAGTTGGCACAAATATTTGTGGATgagtattttttctctcttttttccctTCAATTTTTGCTCTTGTTTAGCTGATTGTATTGTAGAAACAGCTTTTCACACCACATTTTCTTGCTAGATCTctgttaaacatttttttggggtgcagggatggcacagtggtgagagcactcgcccccACTAATGTgccccgggttcgattcccaaactcggcgtcatgtgtgggttgagtctgttggttctctactttgcaccgagaggtttttctccgggtactccggttccccctctcctcaaaagccaaaatttgactttatttgtgttaattgttaagttcaatttacagtgtccccaattagtgcttcagcgctagaacgactacacacttataaataaagttcctttcctttcctttccgtatTGAATGAATTTGTATAATTTGGCCTTCTGTAATACAATGGTAATTACATCACTTTTGTTGGGCATATACCGGTAGTTAAtagtttatttcatttatagTTTATTTAGTTTATTAACAGTTTGAAGCTACTCCAGCCACAAATACACTATGTACCCTCCAAAAGTCATGTACTACATGCACTACTTCCAATTAcataataatatatttaaaataatagTTTTACCATTATCCACTGTTATAAGAAACACTCTCTGAAGCAAATCATTCAATATCCAGGCCCTATCCTCCTCATCATTGAATTCCTCTATCTTAACTTGTGCTGATTCACTCTTTATGTTATCATCATGGATTCCTTTCATCGACACTGTTATCGGCCGTGTTTGCATGACTCTATCCGCTTCGCGGTCTTGATCAGTTTGCACTGCGGTAACAGAATCCTCATGCTGTTTCCTGTACTCCTCAGCTTTTTCAATGGACGGAAAGAGAGCAGCAAATGGATTCTGATTTACTTGTGCTATGCTTTTGTCCTCCATGATGGCTGACAAAAGTAACTACCCTAAGAGTTAGAGAGAAAGTAAACGTTTTACAGCAAGACCGATGTATACATGCGGCTTTAAAGGGATATGAATTTTTTGTGTATCTGTAAATCGAGGGGAGCATTGGGGGTTGCCCAATACCGCATTTCAGCGCCAAAAATTATCATATACAGAAATATCACATTCAAAAACAGATAAATACTGAAATTAAAATTAGTGTTCTACATTTTCTTCCCCATGTTGCTCTGCACGCATGGATTACCTTTGTCAGTACAGCAAACGATTATTAAAATGAATCACGCTTGCAGGGATGCCAACctctggagatctaaaatctggagatatTTTCCATCTGGTctccccaacccccccccccccaccccatgATTAACTCACCcattcccccttccccccaaaaCACGCACTCACctaccccttcccccccaagcagtccttcagaatacaagaataatcTATTTTGAACAGgaaatttgcgggaaaacagagCACTTATGTCgataatttttattggttaaacgGAAAGATCTGATCAATCAATCGTTTATATGACTGTGATAACAAACaaagctttgttttgttcagagatgaagaaatgcatcaacaaacaatgaaacgagtttgaaaaaatcaaatttttttaacttggggATACAATTTGAGCCTCCAATGGAGCAAAGTCtccagagtcgtttttatccgggagatttgatgacccgtacgggaaaccgggagattcgttccgtatccgggagactcccggataatgcgggagagttggcatgtaTACGCTTGTAAAGTGTGATCTAACACCAAGGAGGAAGGTTGtagagttttcaattttttccccCTGGAGCAACCGGAAGTCTGATAATTCCATGACGTAATTTCTGCACTGAATACTGTGAACCAAAACATTCAAGAACTGCTTTCCATAGGGTTTGATCATACCACAATTCCGAACCTTTCAGACTACAATTTCTGAAATACTGCGCTTAAAATTAACGGATACCGCATTTCCGCAGACCCCAATAAAAAAAGACTTATTCTGTGATTGCGACTGaggtcacggcggccatgttggtggaaagaacaataaacTTCATAGGgctgtgtgcttagttaccttgcctttaaatgaaagtgaggctggtgttgaccttgttacgATACAGACTTCCTTCcttttatgttaatgatgttgttgtcgtgataattagtaagaatttacataagaaaggtagtgaggtttctatcaaaacaaggtcaactccagcctcactttcattaaCAGGCCAGGTAACTGAGCAAACCACTGTAAAGCAAAATGGGGAAAATCTCGGAATTTCCGTGGTTTGGAAAAACTACTTTTCAAAATGTAAGAGTGATATAAGCTTAAATATGATAGAGATGAATGCTCTATGTCAGtttaatttttggaaaaaatatcaTTATGTATACAGTACTAGTATCACCATAACAAGATAACTTAAAACCATAAAATGATTATTAACAGGTCTAGTGCTCGAAGATCACGCAACAAAGTGGtcagaaaaccaaagtactacatgtattacaaggaaaggttacgtttatacaaacgttggccgtgtagcacttatattttaaacagagttaactgaatagagggtaatgtgaagtgctagatttctatcccatatgaaccatgtgggcgttagccctactgatggaaatgggcccacacaaggagaaagaaaaaccctagcggcggagatctaacccgaaggtcgtgggttcaattcgcaccctggtcagagtttttctctgtccttgtgtgggccgatttccatcagtagggctaacgcccacatggttcatatgggatagaaatctagcacttcacattaccctctattaaGTTAACTCTACTACATGTATTATTTGCCGACCAATAAGACAGAGGCCTTCGTACAGACTTTTTAAGATCGAGCTCTAAAAAGTGAAAGTTATTTACCATGAAATCAAAATTAAGCTTGTAAGCTTATATAACATTTGCTACAAAAACCttcaaaaaatttaaattacttACCGTCTTAAGAtcctcaaaaaacaattagagCACAAAAAGCATGAAAAGATTATCACAATTCGACCAAATTCCCAAGTGGGTCCAAATCTTATGCATCGTCACCCTGTTTCAGCGCGACAGGAGACACAGTGGCACCGGCAGAGGATATACGAAGTGATCCCATACTTGAAGTAATCAAGTTATCAACACATACACCGCTGTCTATCTAATCGGTGATTGCCCTCACCACTCAGCACTTTCGTCCTTAGTGCCCTCCCTGATCAAAAGAAACGGATGACCTTGGGGACGAAATTGGAAtgacctcgttcccagagtctttgcGGCGGGCGATTCAAAATGACAGACAGGACGTCCATATATCATAAAACGGGAGCttacaggacggctggaagactcaagACGGcaaaatgacgaaaaaatgtcgcgcgagactgtgcCTTCTCAatcttttttcgtcattctgccgtcctgagtcttccagccgtcccattgcgtaagctccctaacgactgcaaaaattctcgcgcgctcattggctaatttttatcgtcaatttaacaaatagattccatgttgccgtgcgtctgttcagtaatagctagatcacagatgacgtcaaaatgtggtaagaacaaaaaagtggcacacgaggcgatagccgagtgtgtcactgatgttcttaccacattttgacgtcttctgtgatctattactgaacagacccacggctacatggaatctatttgttttatataataaagaattaaactttattcgtataaaagctgatggtgacgtcaatcgtgcgtctgtcctctaatagatcataggcaagaaccaatcaaaatccgtgaataacttgggttattatataaaagcggacagacacagctgacagacacataaattataaatttatgcgataatgacgggatattgctcgcgtcaggtggaagtttctcgcatttttgcaggcgcgtagcgtcctatacgcatatacgcacgtgcgtacttgaagtgaccggaacatttcaaatttttagcaattgtttctattttttaacattttacctgtacgcaaccaagatttcgtgatgaaagcaccactttgattaaattctaaaaactaaaacaaaagctataccatgttctaacttagttttgcattgtaccttttttgcactaacaatgcagtgttgtttggccagcgtgcaacaaaaaggcgaagttgcaatttttagcaattgtttctattttttaacattttacctgtacgcaaccaagatttcgtgatgaaagcaccactttgattaaattctaaaaactaaaacaaaagctataccatgttctaacttagttttgcattgtaccttttttgcactaacaatgcagtgttgtttggccaccgtgcaacaaaaaggcgaagttgcaaaggagcgacgttccaagaacgttcttgacaaaggagcgacgttcctagaacgttcttgacaattccagtcacgctaacacaaccaaaacaatgttttgtttgcgccaagtttcctcaaaataagggcaagacgcttctttgttctttgcttttatTCACAGTATTTttcgcagtatttttcgctcagtttacttaggtttctagatcatatgtacttgtgcgtacttgaaaaaatgaccacgctacgtgccagttttgtctcgctttcttctcgtgtttcgtcagtttttcatgcttctgtcctgttattgacaatgaatttcgtcataacattgtcaaagtagtctgcggatcctcttggctatcgcctcgtggatccacagctactttaatttgacaatgttatgacgtaattcatgatcaataacaggacagacgcatgaaaaactgacatcaatttgttaaatttccaTCAAACCGATTTTAAGCGGCGTGAAAACGGCTGTCAGGTGTACCCCCGCcttaaaatgccattcaaaTTCAGGTGTACCCCCAccttaagtatgtattgtattgtattgtattgtattgtcgtAACCTCGTTAGCTTCTGATGCCTTGTCCCAGATAAGGAAGGAAAAAGTTAGCACCAAGTTCATATTATTTCCTTCACACTTATTTCGAGTTGTGTTTGTCCGGCAAACTTGATCACGGTGTCTTCCTTGTGGTACGTGTATCTGCATTTCAGAGTTATGGTAATCAATTCTTTGAGCATGCGCATTAGAAAGTCTTCTGGTTCATCCGTGAAAGAGtgtattttggaaaattttatgACTTCTAACGTTCAAATAGCAGCAATGATgcttcgatttttttttgccatttttcctTTGTCCTTTCTCCTTTTCAAGACGCAAGGTTGGGATAGATGGCCGCGAAAACAGGTGCAGTTTCAGCGGGCATCATCAATAGCGGTTGCGTGATATGTACCCATACATAAAACGTATCTACCGTGAATCAAGTTCGGAGTGGTTGAAATGAAGTGGAACAAGAACAATGATGTTAGATTTTGTTGCGCAAATGTGCTGGAATAACTGTTTACATCTTGCAGAAAGACATGATAACCCTCGCCAAGAAGATCaaggaagaaaaggaaaagaaacaaagaggTCTTGGCAATGCTGATACTGCTAAAAGCTCGAGGATATCTGTTCGAGACAAATTGCTAACGCAAGGTTCGAAACCTTTTCTAGTTTTTTGAGACTGATTAGCAACGTATAATATTGGATTCATTACCGCTACATGACTTAAGAGTTTAAGTAGCAATAAAAGAGAAACGAACGCTCAAGGTACTTATTTGGTTTTTGTTGCGAAATATGTTTAAGTTTCTGCTCATGTTCTGTTATAATTTTCCGTTTTAGAAGTGACCGAATTGGAGGAAAATTTACCAGGTAAGAAGAACCCTTAAATAGGTGTTTTGCAACCAATGCTGGTGGACAAAAAAAAGATGTTTAATggtgagagatcttttgttttcgtctacCAATTGGCGACGATGCCATAACGTGAAAACCAACACAAGTACTGTACGTGGGCTCTgtacgtgtacatgtacatgtaactaaaAACCAAGTACATATAcctaatttttattattatcacctaactagtggactaatgcaaatgctgcattttgattggctacgctactagaggctttgcctcatgggctattgactttgcgggctacgggtctaattgttaattagtatcacccaactagtggactaatgcaaatcctgcattttcattggctacgttactagaggactattagtaatagtcctagagtagtgaaaagcgtgacgctttctttcgttttattcccaaataaatatttcttcaacttgcatttgctaactttattattgtgcTCAGAACTTGAAACTTGCAGTTGCATTGTAAAAATAAGGCCACAAGGGTGTGTGACAATCGGATTTAGAGGAAAAGGGGGTGGCAGGTGTCCCAATTTAAGTATGTACATGGCGTTTCGAGGTTTGAGGGGGGGTATGCAAATGTCCTGGGAGACTTAAACTTGAGTATATCTATTCTTCTGTTTCATGTAGTAGTAGGTCACCTTGGTTTATATGCCTTTTGTCCCATGTCCCTTCATAATTAAGCTGTGCTATCATAATTCTGTTCCCAGATTGCAAAGACAGTGATATTGCTTGACCaattttaataggccatttccgagtttacgTTTTCCTCCTCCTCAAAGGAAGTcgaagtgcaaagtttttgtgatggtaattagttctactttgcatataaataaaaactaattttcgcaCTTAGAGGAGgcggacatgaactcggaaatggcctattgcattgtttttaagaGCACTTACTGTATGATTACTTTTTAATTGACAGAGTCATGCAAAGTGGAATTTAAAGATCCTAATATTCTTCATGAATTCTCACTTACTGTAACCCCAGGTAAGAGACATTACAACTAGTCTCTTTCACCAGCTTTAAATTTATCTGATATTTTCATAATGTGCGACTTTTTCTGCAATTGTTTTAAGGTGAAGGATACTGGAAAGAGGGCATTTTCATATTCCATATCATGATACCAGAAGAATATAATATCAAGGTAGATAATTTTTTGAATAATAGTTGAGATTTGTGGCACCAGGTGCGATGGTCTTGAAGATATTGGCTTGGTTCTTTTATTCCAGTACAGTTTTATCATGTTGATCCACAAAAACACCAAAACAGGTTAACATTAAGCCTTCTTAACTGGACAAGCTTGGTCAAAATGTCATGAGTTGAAATTTTGATTGATCGTTTTGAAGTACAAAGCAGTTAGTCCTAAGCAGACAATCAACATGCAGAGCCACCTTTTCTGCCAGGGTATGGCATCACATCGCAGGATTAGGTCTGCCTTCCTGCACACAGAGTTGGCCTTAATAACAACACAAGTGATGGGATTATCcttgttattatatggcttgtgtttgtagccaatataacgcgcgctctgattggctaattgtgactgaattgtaggacataattctcccgtaatgcccacgggccgattacgggcttgtaaaaacaaagcaaaaagtaattaaaaagccatataataaactacttactaaccgagctagctcgagccgtactggggaatattggcccttggtTGGTTTTGTACAGACCTTGCTGCGcttgccacgacctcgggccaatattccccagtacggccctcgcgctcggttagtaagaagttattattatatgactagctccgtgagcgggcaagatgaaccaaatcgcgcgctctgattggctacccgagtgggcaagatggagcgatactgcccgctcgggatttctcacttggtcccgcaagatcaaagatcattttttggtgttttaagtcatataataaatcctttattgaccaaacttgtttggtcaagatggctggatattggcctcgttctttttttgcgtgtttattgacctcgacttcgtctctgtccataaaaacgcaaaaaaagaacttggccaatatccagccatcttgacctcacgcttggtcaataacccatacgtaATGACCTTGTGGGCTCGCCATTGAGAAACAAGCTACATGTATCTGTGATCAATCTATTTAATGTTGGGGTATTGTTTCTTCAACATAGATTCCATAATTACCAAGGGTTGAATGATTATTATAAGGCATCGGTCATGACGAATAAAGATTACCAAATAGTTACTAATTTATTACTATAATTTAGtgttaaaatttcttttctAGCCACCACATGTCTGGTGTGAAACAAAAATCTGGCATCCAAACATCAGTGAGAATGGAGAAGTTTGCTTAAGGTACaagtaataattttttatatCTAAAATTCGTAAGCAAGTGAATATTGACGTTAAAAGCAGGTGCTCAAGGCAAAGTGAGTAAGTAATGCCTCAATACGAGCACCGTTATTCAGCGATCGGCAAGCACTTAAAGAACGACCACACTCTTGAAACCATCGGCGACCtttccaacaatttttccgttttaaagaagtgcaacggaaaactggactgtctgatttatgaaatgttattcatAAAGAAGAAGAGGCCATGCTTGAACACACAATCAGACTCCATACGCGCAAAACTACTTATCTAAATTTGTCACTATTTACATGCCCACTTTTACGTTTTATCACCTCGCACGGTATATATTAagttatcaaattttattttcttttcacttgaaaatgatgacatggagtcatcgaaacgttgtgtaaagtttctttcgctcttttttatcattagatgTTTAACTAAATCTAATcggattttactcgtcaatgggttaatttattgtaagaataaataaccctgaagctctgcttttaggctttgcTAAATCTATTACTATTAACAGTTTCAGTCAACTCAACCCATGGCCAGTAGTAGAAAGTCAAACCCCATATTGGGAAGCACTGGTCAAATTTACTACTTTCTTTCAACCAATGTGTCACAGGTTGGATTCTGAGACTTGGCATCTTGTATTGGTTGAATATGTAGGTTCTCTACTCTGGTCCAAGGAGTTTTCCTCTGGGTGCTTGAGTTTTTCCCTCTCCACAAAAATGACTGGATTTACTTTGCAACATAAATTTGCGATTACCATTGCATGAATCAAGTATTAATTTTTGGATCTTTCGTGTCTAATTATCTCTCTTGTTTCCACTAGTTTACTTAGGGAGCATACTCTTGATGGCGCAGGGTGGGcaccaacaagaaaattaaaggcAAGTAAAAACACTGTTAGTAGGGaccttacgaaacgacgacgttacaaaacaatactggtttagtgagcaaaaacaatggctctgcatgcgcgttttacattttggtacatttctttgccgtcatctcctaaatgacgacgtgaaattaccaaattcaaggttctgtggagaaCGTTAACACATGACGATGAAGTTtaagttctctctctacgcttccaacccactcataccagtttaattcctagACAGTTACtgcacatttttaacgcgaaacgacatgaaatagtttcgcagtgatatgaataacgcgaactcgtattttaaaatgaagtcctcgttgctgtcgccgtcctcgtttcgtaagctccctagtacaTTAAGCACTCCTTTGTTGTTATTGACTTCCCTGGGTGCTGAGAACGGCAAAGAAGTTTGAAGGATAGAAAGATGTTTTGCATCAACTAATATTTCAATTGACGATAGTGACCCAACCTGTTCCCGTCAGATTATGGTGATAATGGAAAAATGGTGATGACCAAGGTTTTTTCAAGGCCACGTAATATATTTTTGCTGGCTTGTTAGTGCTTTTAGCTTTTATTAAATCGTACCTTTTGTTCTGCAGGATATTGTGTGGGGACTAAATTCTTTATTTACAGTAAGTATTTAAATATGAAGACTTACCGGTAGTGTTCTTCACTGACACAGTTATAAGCAAGGTTGTTGTAAGTTTCAAACAGATCATAATGCCTCTTTTTTGtcatcaaattatttaaaggATCTGCTGAACTTTGATGATCCACTGAATGTTGAGGCATCAGAGTTATACTTCAAAAATAAggtaaaaattagaaataataATGTGTcatccataattattattattgtaagttTGGTTTGAATCCCATGGCGTTCTTTTTAGCTGTGCATGTGATTTGTCAtcctaaaaaattaataagggtAAACAAAACAACATGCCACACTGTAGCAGTATTTCAGGAAAGATGTGAGGGTTGAAGCCTAAAGTGCTGGCTTGTACACTTTACTCTTGTCCCCGAGTGTTTGTGTCAGGAATCTTCACTTACAAACGTTCCAACCACCTGCTGAAATTAGCCTTCCCCTTTAGCTTGTCAGGTTAAAGGTGCATTGCTTAATTTCATGCAATTTCTCATTGATGTAACACCGTCAAACTGTTGTGACAAAGGTTATTTTGAGTGGTGAGATAAATAGGCTAGCCTTCATTAAAGCAGTTTATAGATATTCTCTTGGATAATCTCTCACTAGTAGtcttgaatgaaaaaaattagaGTGATTTGTTCCTTAGCATCATCAAGTCTCTAAACTACTAATTCAGCTGCCATCAATTTTCCCAACAGGAGTCCTTTCGGAGGAGAGTAGAAGATTACATCACAATGTATGCATCGCCTCGAAGATAACAGTAACAGAATGAACTTGGGTGAACTGATACAGTCTCTTTCCTCACACTCTAAAACATCACTTGTAAAAATAAAAGTGCAAGAATGTTGAAAGAATACTAACTAAAAGAATATAGTTTAAAAGTGTGCAATTGATAAATTACTGCTTCTCAATAAGTACTCTAGATGTTTTCTATTATTCTCTTTTTGTAAATTATTTACATTACACAGCTTGTATTAGTATTATTTGTCTAAACCCTTTCTTAATAGTACAGATGTAAAGATGTGATTACTGgtaattttattattcattccaCCTTCATAGCCCTCTTATATTTCTTGCAAGCCCGACAAAGGTCAATCATCCAATAATTTTCCTATAAATTGACTCCTCAACTGCCTGCCATTGATGAGTAATACCGTGTGGTGTTCGAGCAAAATCTCACTTGCAGGAGTCAATTGAGTTATCATCCAAAAATGGTAACTCAAGTTACCCTGGTACATCACTGTACTCCATGTTACAGGCATACCGGTActttaatttcaatttgttcGAGTTCAGAATTGCATTAAGTATTTAGTTTTAGAGGCACTGAAAATATTTTGTATGATGAAATACCacttaaaaaaaatgattgacTGGGGCTTTTGTGCAGTATGAAAATGTAAGGAGATCTGGGAGAGTGCTCTCTGTCTTCTTCTTCACCTGTATCATTTTTTCATATAATCATACAAGAGCGTCACTCAGTGATAATATTATTCTCTAGTATTCTACTAAATTAAATGTGCAATATTGCAAATACCAGTCCaagcataaattattttaatctaACTATGTCCAATACTAATAATGTATTGAAGCCCTCAGTAAAAGCTTGTATTTAAGGTACATTAAGTTGACCATGTGCTGGAAAATGAATTGACTGTGTCCCTAAATTCTCTACAATACCcactacgaaaaccaccaatTTGTGGAATGGGCCTGAATTATTGAGTGACTGCCCCGCCCACTTCAGTAACTTAAACATTTTGACGAAATTCCTTTCCCATGGTGTGAGCAGTAGCCAACTTTCACCGTCAAGGTGTACAggaacaaccacaacaatggaaagatacgttttcaaaatcatgagTCCCAGGGGAAAATGGATAAAACATTGTTCTTGTCCAGAGAAGAGGTTGCAAGTGCAACCATGGACCTGCTGTCACCTAGAGAGCAAGAAAGGTTTCCTGGCCTGAAAAGCAGGCAAGGGAAAGTGGGCGTGGGAGCGACTCAGTAATTCGGGCCCATTTCAGAGTTCGGTGGTTTTCATAATAAATAGGTCAGTAATCTCACATTGTTTTGTAAAGTGCGGTAGACAGAATGTactgaaaaatgttattttattgtGTCATCGTTCTCCTTGTCGAAGCCTCTGTGATCCCTTGAAAATTGTCCCTATGAAGCTTGTTTTTCcacgttctttctttcttcttagcAGGTCTTTGATTTATACGCAAACGTTGGCCGAGCCGATTGGGCCTGGTAACTAATGACCTCAAAGAAGTTAAGAATGTAATTCCATTCTGAATTGTCAGAACATTCACTGGCATCCGAAGGGTAACTATCGTCCAACATTATATAGACTTAACAAAAAGCTCTAGATTTTCAACAAGACTTCGTACACTTTTGCGAATTTTTTTATGAAGTGATGCGAACAAGTTATTTCTTTGACGTTATTAGTTACCAGGACCCAACTAGCTCAGCTAAAATTTTCTGCATATAAATACACTATGAGGGAGAAATTTTTGAAGCACTATACTCCAGACACTGTAGATATTTAAatgagaaaagtttaaaaacaaggaaaaacagcAGTAAGTGTCATAAGTACTTTATTGTCAttaccatgaaaaaaaaataagttaCAGCCAATTATTAATAAGTTTAGGGTTCTCGGAAAACCCTCTGAAGAAAATAGGCCTCACTTATTTTGTAAAATGACAGGtcttaaaataaacaaaagggCAGCAGAATGTATGAGGCACAGGAAGGCATGATTAAAAAAGAGACGGAAAacagttgaagaaaaaaaaaatgcaaaaaattatTAGGCAGAGCTTGTAAGAAAACTGCATAGGGAGAGTGTACAACATATCTTTGAATAAGATTACCTGAGCTTGAAGTTCATATTTCCATTGATTTTTAAGTAATAGTATTGTATAATAAATTCAACTTGTGCTTGGAAGAAGAGTAATGGCCATATTTTGTATACTAAATAAAGAAGATAATAAAATAGTGAAACATGCATTTTCATGTTGTCTTGTTATTGAGGCTTCCTATGAGAGCATTTGAAAGGGTAGGGCAAAAGCACTGTGCCTGTCCacacaaaatattttgaataaattatttaacacTAGAAAAATGCACTTGGTCTTAATATGTTTTCTTCACGTGTACAGAATCTACCGTGTGATTCAGGTCTTGGGTGCTGCCAGTTTGCTGAA
The genomic region above belongs to Montipora capricornis isolate CH-2021 chromosome 5, ASM3666992v2, whole genome shotgun sequence and contains:
- the LOC138049852 gene encoding NEDD8-conjugating enzyme UBE2F-like, which gives rise to MITLAKKIKEEKEKKQRGLGNADTAKSSRISVRDKLLTQEVTELEENLPESCKVEFKDPNILHEFSLTVTPGEGYWKEGIFIFHIMIPEEYNIKPPHVWCETKIWHPNISENGEVCLSLLREHTLDGAGWAPTRKLKDIVWGLNSLFTDLLNFDDPLNVEASELYFKNKESFRRRVEDYITMYASPRR